In Oreochromis niloticus isolate F11D_XX linkage group LG18, O_niloticus_UMD_NMBU, whole genome shotgun sequence, one genomic interval encodes:
- the LOC102082028 gene encoding insulin-like growth factor-binding protein 3, which yields MDSCFRALCMTFVLATFTWRSGAFGPVIRCEPCDPAARLLCKPLPKDCAEKVREPGCGCCLTCALSFGQPCGVYTGRCGSGLICQHQPGETKPLQALLEGRGICANATNKRQTTRPTVPVNELPAENADTQDEERNSTDSGVQTTTYSTHRPIGPFKPPLHPFIPPDILRREQQRRAQLFKTEELPGPLVTDQQNSLETKREPEYGPCRREIESILSNLKIANILNPRGFRIPNCDKKGFYKKKQCRPSKGRKRGYCWCVDKYGQPLPGLDRRERGDTQYYSSNTQ from the exons ATGGATTCCTGTTTTCGCGCACTTTGCATGACTTTTGTCCTGGCAACGTTCACCTGGAGGTCAGGTGCGTTCGGACCTGTTATCAGATGCGAACCATGTGATCCTGCTGCACGGCTTTTGTGCAAACCTTTACCCAAGGACTGCGCGGAGAAGGTCCGCGAACCGGGCTGCGGCTGCTGCTTGACTTGCGCGCTGAGTTTCGGCCAGCCGTGCGGCGTGTACACCGGGAGATGTGGCTCCGGGCTCATTTGTCAACATCAACCCGGTGAAACGAAACCTCTGCAGGCTCTGCTGGAGGGACGGGGTATTTGTGCAAACGCTACTAACAAGCGACAAACTACCAGACCAACAGTGCCAGTCAATGAGCTACCAG CAGAGAATGCTGATACTCAGGATGAAGAGCGTAATTCCACTGATTCGGGTGTTCAGACCACTACGTACAGCACCCACAGACCTATTGGACCATTTAAGCCTCCACTTCACCCCTTCATCCCCCCAGACATCCTGAGAcgggaacagcagagaagagCCCAGTTGTTTAAAACGGAGGAGCTACCGGGACCACTCGTCACAGATCAACAAAACTCTCTAGAGACCAAGCGGGAGCCTGAGTAT GGCCCCTGCCGAAGAGAGATTGAGAGCATTCTCAGCAACCTCAAGATCGCCAACATTCTCAACCCCCGAGGTTTCCGCATACCAAACTGTGACAAGAAGGGCTTCTATAAGAAAAAGCAG TGCCGTCCTTCCAAAGGCAGAAAGCGAGGCTACTGTTGGTGTGTGGACAAATACGGGCAGCCTCTGCCAGGTCTTGATAGAAGGGAGCGAGGAGACACCCAGTACTACAGCTCTAACACCCAATAG